The following are encoded in a window of Amycolatopsis lexingtonensis genomic DNA:
- a CDS encoding sulfurtransferase, with amino-acid sequence MRPLISTTDLAAALAGPAAGRPVVLDVRWRLAGPPGAESYREGHVPGAVFVDLDRALAAEPGEGGRHPLPAPADLQRDLRAAGVRTGHPVVAYDDADGSVAARAWWLLRWAGHEEVAVLDGGYAAWSAEGHPVSTEQADPEPGDIEVRPGAMPVLDADEAAALARDGLLLDARATPRYAGETEPVDPRAGHIPGAVNAPFSGHIADNGRWHAPAELAARFADLGLRPGEPVGAYCGSGVTASSVVLALELAGHPGAGLYAGSWSHWSRNPDRPAATGPLPG; translated from the coding sequence ATGCGTCCGCTGATCAGCACCACCGACCTCGCCGCCGCGCTGGCGGGCCCGGCCGCCGGGCGGCCCGTCGTCCTCGACGTCCGCTGGCGGCTCGCCGGCCCGCCCGGCGCCGAGTCCTACCGGGAGGGCCACGTGCCCGGCGCCGTGTTCGTGGATCTCGACCGAGCCCTCGCGGCCGAGCCGGGCGAAGGCGGCCGCCACCCCCTCCCCGCCCCCGCCGACCTGCAGCGCGACCTGCGCGCGGCCGGCGTCCGGACCGGCCACCCGGTGGTCGCCTACGACGACGCCGACGGCTCGGTGGCGGCCCGCGCGTGGTGGCTGCTGCGCTGGGCGGGCCACGAAGAGGTGGCGGTCCTCGACGGCGGTTACGCGGCGTGGTCGGCCGAGGGACACCCGGTCAGCACCGAGCAGGCCGACCCGGAGCCCGGCGACATCGAGGTCCGGCCGGGCGCGATGCCGGTCCTCGACGCGGACGAGGCAGCGGCCCTGGCCCGCGACGGCCTCCTGCTCGACGCCCGCGCCACCCCGCGCTACGCGGGCGAGACGGAGCCGGTGGACCCGCGCGCGGGTCACATCCCGGGCGCGGTGAACGCCCCGTTCTCCGGGCACATCGCCGACAACGGCCGCTGGCACGCCCCGGCCGAGCTGGCGGCCCGCTTCGCAGACCTGGGCCTGCGCCCCGGCGAGCCGGTGGGCGCCTACTGCGGCTCAGGGGTGACGGCGAGTTCGGTGGTCCTGGCCCTGGAACTGGCCGGCCACCCGGGCGCGGGCCTGTACGCGGGCTCGTGGTCCCACTGGTCCCGCAACCCGGACCGCCCCGCGGCGACCGGCCCCCTGCCCGGCTGA
- a CDS encoding sensor histidine kinase produces MTTRRARFPPAQGWLRWALITVPLVTTMPRAGALAWVLIGVTLVLSVPIPWIHDLGARTPSALLALAVIASVGALWVVLPGSWASVALFSTTFFVVLRQSPVPIVLAVALNAALITTVWVVRQDRWEGALSTYAVLAVVVLMGLNRRARLARIEQTELALARAQTANEEHARAAALAERARIARELHDVLAHSLAGLSLNLQGARLMLVRDGASPDAVAQLERAQQLASEGLAEARQAVAALREDAVPVERAIADLLAAYRLDSGARADLEVEGEPRELDPAVGTALVRAVQEALANTRKHAAHAEVDVKLGYADGSVRLTVADRQGRRPPAAAAAGYGLRGMGERVALLDGHLESGPGEDGWRIHLTVPA; encoded by the coding sequence ATGACGACCCGACGAGCCCGGTTCCCGCCGGCACAGGGCTGGCTGCGCTGGGCCCTCATCACGGTGCCGTTGGTCACCACGATGCCCCGCGCGGGCGCGCTCGCCTGGGTGCTGATCGGGGTCACCCTCGTCCTGTCGGTCCCGATCCCGTGGATCCACGACCTCGGCGCCCGGACGCCGTCGGCGCTACTGGCGCTCGCGGTGATCGCGTCCGTGGGCGCGCTGTGGGTGGTCCTGCCGGGCAGCTGGGCGTCGGTCGCGCTGTTCAGCACGACGTTCTTCGTGGTGCTGCGGCAGTCCCCGGTGCCGATCGTGCTGGCGGTCGCGCTGAACGCCGCGCTCATCACCACGGTCTGGGTGGTCCGCCAGGACCGCTGGGAAGGCGCCCTGTCGACGTACGCGGTCCTCGCCGTGGTCGTGCTGATGGGGTTGAACCGGCGCGCCCGCCTCGCCCGCATCGAGCAGACCGAGCTGGCGCTGGCCCGCGCGCAGACGGCCAACGAAGAGCACGCCCGCGCGGCCGCGCTGGCCGAACGCGCGCGCATCGCCCGCGAGCTGCACGACGTCCTCGCGCACTCGCTGGCCGGGCTTTCGCTGAACCTGCAGGGCGCGCGGTTGATGCTGGTGCGCGACGGGGCGAGCCCGGACGCCGTCGCGCAGCTCGAACGGGCCCAGCAGCTGGCGTCGGAGGGGCTCGCCGAAGCGCGGCAGGCCGTGGCCGCGCTGCGCGAGGACGCCGTGCCGGTGGAACGCGCGATCGCGGACCTGCTGGCCGCGTACCGACTGGACAGCGGGGCGCGCGCGGACCTCGAAGTCGAAGGCGAGCCGCGGGAGCTGGACCCGGCGGTCGGCACCGCGCTCGTCCGGGCGGTGCAGGAGGCGCTGGCCAACACCCGCAAGCACGCGGCGCACGCCGAAGTCGACGTCAAGCTGGGCTACGCCGACGGATCGGTGCGGCTGACGGTGGCCGACCGGCAGGGCAGGCGCCCGCCGGCCGCGGCCGCGGCAGGCTACGGTTTGCGCGGGATGGGCGAACGGGTCGCGCTGCTCGACGGGCACCTGGAGAGCGGGCCGGGGGAGGACGGATGGCGGATTCACCTGACGGTGCCGGCGTGA
- a CDS encoding M23 family metallopeptidase, which translates to MSRLRRLALLAAAAALPALGLTLAGQATASAAPNFQVPFKCGVTVTAATFSGHSPAYSVDFQKDGITGMPVLASASGTVTRVADEGSTSYGKWIELDHGGGWRTRYAHLSAQEVSVGQSVAGGKEIGKAGATGGVTGPHLHFEERLDGVVQKATLNGVAVPYYGHTNFTSKNNCGGNPYSAEEVCGSGFSVIDQQGLANSSGTAYLLYNASTQANCVTTLKATSLGTASPVSAFLEVQGSTRVTDSGSFTYYAGPVKKTAGSTCVKWGGSVGSNTYESGFEHCG; encoded by the coding sequence ATGTCCAGGTTGCGACGGCTCGCCCTGCTCGCCGCCGCCGCGGCGCTGCCCGCGCTCGGCCTCACCCTCGCCGGTCAGGCGACCGCCTCGGCCGCGCCGAACTTCCAGGTGCCGTTCAAATGCGGCGTCACGGTGACCGCTGCGACGTTCAGCGGCCACAGCCCGGCGTACTCCGTCGACTTCCAGAAGGACGGCATCACCGGGATGCCCGTGCTCGCCTCGGCGTCCGGCACGGTGACGCGCGTCGCCGACGAAGGCAGCACGAGCTACGGCAAGTGGATCGAGCTGGACCACGGTGGCGGCTGGCGCACCCGGTACGCGCACCTGTCGGCCCAGGAGGTTTCGGTCGGGCAGTCCGTTGCCGGCGGCAAGGAGATCGGCAAGGCGGGCGCGACCGGCGGGGTCACCGGGCCGCACCTGCACTTCGAGGAGCGGCTGGACGGCGTGGTGCAGAAGGCAACGCTGAACGGCGTCGCCGTGCCGTACTACGGCCACACGAACTTCACGAGCAAGAACAACTGCGGCGGCAACCCCTACTCCGCCGAAGAGGTCTGCGGGTCGGGCTTCTCGGTCATCGACCAGCAGGGCCTGGCGAACTCCTCGGGCACGGCGTACCTGTTGTACAACGCCTCGACCCAGGCGAACTGCGTGACGACGCTGAAGGCGACGTCGCTCGGCACGGCCAGCCCGGTCTCGGCGTTCCTCGAGGTCCAGGGCTCGACCCGGGTGACCGACTCCGGCAGCTTCACCTACTACGCCGGGCCGGTGAAGAAGACGGCCGGGTCCACCTGCGTGAAGTGGGGCGGTTCGGTCGGGAGCAACACCTACGAAAGCGGCTTCGAGCACTGCGGGTGA
- a CDS encoding bifunctional GNAT family N-acetyltransferase/acetate--CoA ligase family protein: protein MAGRDPFDYPRDWEADVVLSDGGTVHLRPIVPTDADGLVAFHGKLSERTRYFRYFGAYPRIPEKDLKRFSTVDHHDRVAFAAFLGDDIVAVGRYERLDHGPSAEVAFVVSDAHQGRGLGSILLEHLAAAASECGLRRFVAEVLAENAAMVRVFRDAGYQVSREIEEGVLHLEFDIDPTEESLAVARSREQAAEARSVHNLLHPASVAVIGASAEPNKVGHVAFVNLLAAAFTGTVYPVNPEHRAIRGVRAYPSVLDIPDPVDLAVVAVPAEAVESVLDACLAKGVKTLLILSSGFAEAGPHGLHAELRLVGEARAHGMRVVGPNALGVLNTAPGIRLNATLAPRLPGRGRTGFFCQSGALGTAILADAEARGLGLSTFVSAGNRADVSGNDLLQYWETDPDTDLVLLYLESFGNPRKFARLARRLARTKPIVAVKSGRHAVRPQLAATSTEIDEASVQALFEQAGVVRVESLAQLFDTALVFAHQPLPAGPRVGIVGNSSAIGLLAADTARMQGLRLASDPVDVGPQAGPEDFAKAVREALTSPETDALVVVFAPPIAIPGTAYARALRETVVELGQRKPIVSTFLAAEGVPDELAVFSGDGVPTRGSIPSYPSPERAVNALARVVRYAAWRQRPQGTLVRPQGIHTEQAQGLVRELLDAESGKTTLLSDADVVRLLGCYGIDVVPFRIVSTVDEAVAAAAELGFPVTLKAVDERLRGRPDLAGVRLDLASADSVRTAYETLREISGDDDVYVQRMAPKGLSCVIGLQDDPSFGTLVSFGLSGLVSTLLGDRAYRAVPLTDVDAATLLREPRTAPLLTGYRGDEPADLAALQDMVLRVAALAEDNPEVRSLVLDPILASPDGAFVANARLVLGLPPTRPDTGPRRLRAINPLD, encoded by the coding sequence ATGGCCGGCCGGGACCCCTTCGACTACCCCCGCGACTGGGAAGCCGACGTCGTGCTGTCCGACGGCGGCACCGTCCACTTGCGCCCGATCGTGCCCACGGATGCCGACGGGCTGGTCGCCTTCCACGGGAAGCTGTCCGAGCGCACGCGGTACTTCCGCTACTTCGGCGCCTACCCGCGGATCCCGGAGAAGGACCTGAAGCGGTTCTCCACCGTCGACCACCACGATCGCGTCGCGTTCGCCGCATTCCTGGGCGACGACATCGTGGCCGTCGGGCGGTACGAGCGGCTGGACCACGGGCCTTCGGCGGAGGTCGCCTTCGTCGTGAGCGACGCGCACCAGGGGCGCGGGCTCGGCTCGATCCTGCTCGAACACCTCGCCGCGGCCGCGTCCGAGTGCGGGCTGCGCCGGTTCGTCGCCGAGGTGCTCGCCGAGAACGCCGCCATGGTGCGGGTCTTCCGCGACGCCGGCTACCAGGTCAGCCGCGAGATCGAGGAAGGCGTGCTGCACCTGGAGTTCGACATCGATCCGACCGAGGAGTCGCTCGCCGTCGCGCGCTCCCGGGAGCAGGCGGCCGAGGCGCGCAGCGTGCACAACCTGCTGCACCCGGCGTCGGTCGCGGTGATCGGCGCCTCCGCCGAGCCGAACAAGGTCGGCCACGTCGCCTTCGTGAACCTGCTGGCCGCCGCGTTCACCGGCACCGTCTACCCGGTCAACCCGGAGCACCGCGCGATCCGGGGCGTGCGCGCGTACCCGTCCGTGCTGGACATCCCGGACCCGGTCGACCTCGCCGTCGTCGCGGTGCCCGCCGAGGCCGTCGAGTCCGTTTTGGACGCTTGCCTGGCCAAGGGCGTGAAGACGCTGCTGATCCTGTCGAGCGGGTTCGCCGAAGCCGGGCCGCACGGCCTGCACGCCGAGCTGCGGCTGGTCGGCGAGGCGCGGGCGCACGGCATGCGCGTGGTCGGGCCGAACGCGCTCGGCGTGCTCAACACCGCGCCCGGCATCCGGCTGAACGCCACGCTCGCGCCGCGGCTGCCCGGCCGCGGCCGCACCGGGTTCTTCTGCCAGTCCGGCGCGCTGGGCACGGCGATCCTCGCCGACGCCGAAGCGCGCGGCCTCGGGCTGTCGACGTTCGTCTCGGCGGGCAACCGCGCCGACGTCTCCGGCAACGACCTGCTCCAGTACTGGGAAACCGACCCGGACACCGATCTCGTGCTGCTGTACCTCGAGTCCTTCGGCAACCCGCGCAAGTTCGCGCGGCTGGCCCGGCGGCTCGCGCGGACGAAGCCGATCGTCGCGGTGAAGTCGGGGCGGCACGCGGTCCGCCCGCAGCTGGCCGCAACGTCCACGGAAATCGACGAAGCCAGCGTCCAGGCCCTGTTCGAACAGGCCGGCGTGGTGCGGGTGGAGTCGCTGGCGCAGCTGTTCGACACCGCGCTCGTGTTCGCCCACCAGCCGCTGCCCGCCGGGCCGCGGGTCGGGATCGTCGGCAACTCCAGCGCGATCGGACTGCTGGCCGCCGACACCGCGCGCATGCAGGGGCTGCGGCTGGCGTCGGACCCGGTGGACGTCGGGCCGCAGGCGGGCCCGGAGGACTTCGCGAAGGCCGTCCGCGAGGCGCTGACCTCGCCGGAGACCGACGCGCTGGTCGTCGTCTTCGCGCCGCCGATCGCCATTCCCGGCACTGCCTACGCGCGCGCCCTGCGCGAGACGGTGGTCGAACTGGGGCAGCGCAAACCGATCGTCTCGACGTTCCTCGCGGCCGAAGGCGTGCCGGACGAGCTCGCGGTGTTTTCCGGCGACGGCGTGCCGACGCGCGGGTCGATCCCGTCGTACCCGAGCCCGGAACGCGCGGTGAACGCGCTCGCGAGGGTCGTCCGGTACGCCGCGTGGCGGCAGCGCCCGCAGGGCACGCTCGTGCGGCCGCAGGGGATCCACACCGAACAGGCGCAGGGCCTCGTCCGCGAACTCCTGGACGCCGAAAGCGGCAAGACGACGCTGCTCTCGGACGCCGACGTCGTGCGGCTGCTCGGCTGCTACGGCATCGACGTCGTGCCGTTCCGCATCGTGTCCACTGTGGACGAAGCGGTCGCGGCGGCGGCCGAGCTGGGCTTCCCGGTGACGCTCAAGGCGGTCGACGAACGCCTGCGCGGCCGGCCCGACCTCGCCGGCGTGCGCCTCGACCTGGCCTCGGCGGACTCGGTCCGCACCGCCTACGAAACGCTGCGCGAGATCTCCGGCGACGACGACGTCTACGTCCAGCGGATGGCGCCGAAGGGCCTGTCGTGCGTGATCGGGCTGCAGGACGACCCGTCGTTCGGCACGCTCGTCTCGTTCGGGTTGTCCGGGCTGGTCAGCACGCTGCTGGGGGACCGCGCCTACCGCGCGGTGCCGCTCACCGACGTCGACGCGGCCACGCTGCTGCGCGAACCGCGGACGGCGCCGCTGCTCACCGGCTACCGCGGCGACGAGCCCGCCGACCTGGCCGCGCTGCAGGACATGGTGCTGCGCGTGGCCGCGCTCGCGGAGGACAACCCCGAGGTGCGCTCGCTGGTGCTCGACCCGATCCTGGCCTCGCCGGACGGCGCCTTCGTGGCGAACGCGCGCCTGGTGCTGGGCCTCCCGCCGACCCGCCCCGACACCGGCCCGCGCCGCCTCCGCGCGATCAACCCGCTGGACTGA
- a CDS encoding metal-dependent transcriptional regulator, with protein MSNADEGDSVNDLIDTTEMYLRTIYELEEEGVVPLRARIAERLQQSGPTVSQTVARMERDGLVVVADDRHLQLTDHGRELAIAVMRKHRLAERLLVDVIGLEWEHVHNEACRWEHVMSEAVERKLVKLLDHPTTSPYGNPIPGLDKLGDGDPAPPAEADLVRLDEFARTGGGRVEIRRIAEHVQLDESLMTELKSVGIVPGGTVTIGKANGGTIEVTGGDTTAQVATSALHAVLAQAR; from the coding sequence ATGAGCAACGCGGACGAAGGGGACAGCGTGAACGATCTCATCGACACCACCGAGATGTACTTGCGTACGATCTACGAGCTCGAAGAAGAAGGTGTCGTTCCGCTGCGCGCCCGCATCGCCGAGCGCCTGCAGCAGAGCGGCCCGACCGTGAGCCAGACCGTCGCCCGGATGGAGCGCGACGGCCTCGTCGTGGTCGCCGACGACCGGCACCTCCAGCTGACCGACCACGGCCGCGAACTGGCCATCGCCGTCATGCGCAAGCACCGCCTGGCCGAGCGCCTCCTCGTCGACGTGATCGGGCTCGAGTGGGAGCACGTGCACAACGAGGCGTGCCGGTGGGAGCACGTGATGAGCGAGGCCGTCGAGCGCAAGCTGGTCAAGCTGCTCGACCACCCGACCACCTCCCCGTACGGCAACCCGATCCCCGGTCTGGACAAGCTGGGCGACGGCGACCCGGCCCCACCCGCGGAGGCCGACCTGGTCCGGCTCGACGAGTTCGCCCGCACCGGCGGCGGCCGCGTCGAGATCCGGCGCATCGCCGAGCACGTCCAGCTGGACGAGTCGCTGATGACCGAGCTCAAGTCCGTCGGCATCGTGCCGGGCGGCACGGTCACCATCGGCAAGGCCAACGGCGGGACCATCGAGGTCACCGGCGGGGACACCACCGCCCAGGTCGCCACCTCCGCGCTGCACGCCGTCCTGGCGCAGGCCAGGTGA
- a CDS encoding acetoin utilization protein AcuC: MSPAVVWDSALLGYDLGGDHPFNPVRLELTVRLATELGVLDGVELLVPTSAGDEELLRVHAPEYLAAVREAPLVGWDVGHGLGTADNPVFSDMHDASALVVGSTLLAARKIAEGEATRAVNIAGGLHHAMRDQAAGFCVYNDCAVAISWLLDHGFERIAYIDTDVHHGDGVQAAFYDDPRVLTISLHQHPFTLWPGTGYSAETGRGKADGTAVNIPLPPRTRDPGWLRAFTAVVPSLLADFEPQLLFTQCGVDSHEEDPLADLSLSVDGHRTIYATLRDLAETYAGGKWIAVGGGGYQLIRVVPRSWTHLIATVLGRDVDPATPLPPGWTTTVGKAAPHAELPRAMTDDRDTGFKPWGDGEDDPVDIAVRDTRRAVFPLHGLDPDDPRD; encoded by the coding sequence ATGTCGCCGGCCGTCGTGTGGGACTCCGCCCTTCTCGGTTATGACCTGGGTGGGGATCACCCGTTCAACCCCGTCCGGCTGGAGCTCACCGTCCGGCTGGCCACCGAACTCGGCGTCCTCGACGGCGTCGAACTCCTCGTCCCCACCAGCGCCGGCGACGAAGAACTCCTCCGGGTCCACGCTCCCGAATACCTCGCCGCCGTGCGGGAGGCGCCGCTCGTCGGGTGGGATGTCGGGCACGGGCTCGGGACCGCCGACAACCCCGTCTTCTCCGACATGCACGACGCCTCCGCGCTCGTCGTCGGGTCCACGCTGCTCGCCGCGCGCAAGATCGCCGAGGGCGAGGCCACCCGGGCGGTCAACATCGCCGGGGGGCTGCACCACGCCATGCGGGACCAGGCGGCCGGGTTCTGCGTCTACAACGACTGCGCCGTCGCCATCTCGTGGCTGCTCGACCACGGTTTCGAGCGGATCGCCTACATCGACACCGACGTCCACCACGGCGACGGCGTCCAGGCCGCCTTCTACGACGACCCACGCGTCCTCACGATCTCGCTGCACCAGCACCCCTTCACGCTCTGGCCGGGGACCGGCTACTCCGCCGAGACCGGGCGGGGGAAGGCCGACGGGACCGCCGTCAACATCCCGCTGCCGCCGCGGACGCGGGATCCCGGGTGGCTGCGGGCGTTCACCGCCGTCGTGCCCTCGCTGCTCGCCGACTTCGAACCGCAGCTGCTGTTCACCCAGTGCGGCGTCGACTCGCACGAAGAGGACCCGCTCGCCGACCTCTCGCTGTCCGTCGACGGGCACCGCACCATCTACGCCACCCTCCGCGACCTCGCCGAGACCTACGCCGGCGGCAAGTGGATCGCCGTCGGGGGCGGCGGCTACCAGCTGATCCGCGTGGTCCCGCGGTCGTGGACGCACCTGATCGCCACCGTCCTCGGCCGGGACGTCGACCCGGCGACGCCGCTGCCGCCGGGCTGGACCACCACCGTCGGGAAGGCCGCGCCGCACGCCGAACTCCCGCGGGCGATGACCGACGACCGCGACACCGGGTTCAAGCCGTGGGGCGACGGGGAGGACGACCCCGTCGACATCGCCGTCCGGGATACGCGCCGTGCCGTGTTCCCCTTGCACGGCCTCGACCCGGACGACCCGAGGGACTGA
- a CDS encoding DUF4192 domain-containing protein, whose product MTTATPAGRLPVDLRDPALLLAALPYLIGFRPAKSAVLLGHRAPEGDRTGLVLRADIPRREDRARQARALAPRFAAGRHTGVTVALVGGRRRPGSPPPHAGFVKHLKTALGEYGLPVLHALWTPGITTNAPWACYTDEDCAGRLPDPRATVVAAAGTEAGQVVFDSRAELAALLDPRCPEALTRRADLLTRQPEPDDFDPVSEIRAALARRRPPSDEEAVLLASALTIPEIRDACLSMAVPPDGSTAREAERLWLTLVRELPAPERAEPAALLGYSAYLRGDGTFAGMALENALEADPSHVLAELLLKVLDRGMPPEQLLGLANYADPLGFGPLVLDAEPSRAG is encoded by the coding sequence ATGACCACCGCCACCCCGGCCGGCCGGTTGCCGGTCGACCTCCGAGATCCCGCGCTGCTGCTGGCCGCGCTCCCGTACCTGATCGGCTTCCGCCCCGCGAAGTCCGCCGTCCTGCTCGGCCACCGCGCTCCCGAAGGCGACCGCACCGGCCTGGTCCTGCGCGCCGACATCCCCCGGCGTGAAGACCGCGCCCGCCAAGCGCGGGCACTCGCCCCACGCTTCGCGGCGGGCCGTCACACCGGCGTGACCGTCGCGCTCGTCGGCGGCCGGCGAAGACCCGGCAGCCCGCCGCCGCACGCGGGCTTCGTCAAGCACCTGAAGACCGCGCTGGGCGAGTACGGCCTCCCGGTCCTGCACGCGTTGTGGACCCCGGGTATCACCACGAACGCGCCGTGGGCCTGCTACACCGACGAGGACTGCGCCGGCCGGCTGCCGGACCCCCGCGCGACGGTGGTGGCGGCCGCCGGCACCGAGGCCGGCCAGGTGGTGTTCGACAGCCGCGCCGAGCTGGCGGCCCTCCTCGACCCCCGCTGCCCGGAGGCACTCACCCGCCGCGCGGACCTGCTCACCCGGCAGCCCGAACCCGACGACTTCGACCCGGTGTCGGAGATCCGCGCCGCGTTGGCCCGCCGGCGACCGCCGAGCGACGAGGAAGCCGTCCTGCTGGCGAGCGCGCTGACGATCCCGGAGATCCGCGACGCGTGCCTGAGCATGGCCGTTCCCCCGGACGGCTCGACGGCCCGGGAAGCGGAGCGCCTGTGGCTCACGCTGGTCCGCGAGCTCCCGGCCCCGGAACGCGCGGAACCGGCGGCACTGCTGGGCTATTCGGCCTACCTGCGCGGCGACGGCACGTTCGCGGGCATGGCCCTGGAGAACGCGCTGGAGGCGGACCCGAGTCACGTCTTGGCGGAGCTGCTGCTGAAGGTGCTGGACCGCGGCATGCCCCCGGAACAGCTACTGGGTCTGGCGAACTACGCCGATCCTCTCGGCTTCGGACCCCTCGTGCTGGACGCCGAGCCGAGCCGTGCCGGGTGA
- the galE gene encoding UDP-glucose 4-epimerase GalE, with the protein MSEQSNALKLVVTGGAGYVGSVCAARLIEAGHRVTVVDDLSTGHADAVHPDARFIEGDAAEVAGSLLREGFDGVLHFAAKSLVGESMTEPAKYWEGNVVTSLRLLEAMQEHGTPRLVFSSTAATYGEPEQSPIPESAPTRPTNTYGATKLAIDAAITSFATAHGLAAVSLRYFNVAGAYGAFGERHATETHLIPLVLQVASGDRERIQIFGDDYPTPDHTAVRDYIHVVDLADAHLLALKHATAGEHRIYNLGNGTGFSVLEVIEACREVTGHAVPAAVAPRRAGDPSVLVAASDRAREELGWKPERTELAGIVRDAWEFTQARRATQG; encoded by the coding sequence GTGTCGGAGCAGAGCAACGCCCTGAAGCTGGTCGTGACGGGCGGAGCGGGGTATGTCGGCAGTGTCTGCGCCGCCCGGCTGATCGAAGCCGGGCACCGGGTCACCGTGGTCGACGACCTGTCCACCGGGCACGCCGACGCGGTCCACCCGGACGCGCGGTTCATCGAAGGCGACGCCGCCGAAGTGGCGGGCAGCCTGCTGCGCGAGGGCTTCGACGGCGTGCTGCACTTCGCGGCCAAGTCGCTGGTCGGCGAGTCGATGACGGAGCCGGCGAAGTACTGGGAAGGCAACGTCGTCACGTCGCTGCGGCTGCTCGAGGCCATGCAGGAGCACGGCACGCCCCGGCTGGTGTTCTCCTCGACCGCGGCGACCTACGGCGAGCCGGAGCAGTCGCCGATCCCGGAGTCGGCGCCGACCCGGCCGACCAACACCTACGGCGCCACGAAGCTCGCCATCGACGCCGCGATCACCAGCTTCGCCACCGCGCACGGCCTGGCCGCGGTGAGCTTGCGCTACTTCAACGTCGCCGGCGCGTACGGCGCCTTCGGCGAGCGCCACGCCACGGAAACCCATCTCATCCCCCTCGTCCTGCAGGTCGCCTCGGGCGACCGTGAGCGCATCCAGATCTTCGGCGACGACTACCCGACGCCGGACCACACCGCGGTGCGCGACTACATCCACGTCGTGGACCTCGCGGACGCGCACCTGCTGGCGCTGAAGCACGCGACCGCCGGCGAGCACCGCATCTACAACCTGGGCAACGGCACCGGGTTCTCCGTCCTCGAGGTGATCGAGGCCTGCCGCGAGGTCACCGGCCACGCGGTGCCGGCCGCGGTGGCCCCGCGCCGCGCGGGCGACCCGTCGGTGCTCGTGGCGGCCAGCGACCGGGCCCGGGAAGAGCTCGGCTGGAAGCCGGAGCGGACCGAGCTGGCCGGGATCGTCCGTGACGCCTGGGAGTTCACCCAGGCCCGGCGGGCTACCCAGGGCTGA
- the galK gene encoding galactokinase — protein MSPASEAVAAFRTVHGTAPTGVWSAPGRVNLIGEHTDYNDGFVLPFALPHRLAAAASPREDGVLSVATLGDDGQIQRSGELKIADLAPGTVDGWAAYPAGVAWVLRDQGFTAGADLVVAGDVPSGAGLSSSHALECAVSLALLGLAGLELGAPGDRVPTRSQVARWVQRSENDFVGAPTGLLDQTASLCCTESHVLFLDVRSGEQEQVPFGLAEAGLQVLIIDTRTKHSHAEGGYGERRRGTERAAELLGVKALRDITVEGLAAALDRLPDDLVPLVRHVVTENQRVLETVELLRAGKLAEIGPFLDASHVSMRDDYRISTAELDLAVGSAREAGALGSRMTGGGFGGSAIALVRDADLGRVKAAVEAAYEKAGYRRPRMFTAVPSRGAGRDEV, from the coding sequence GTGAGCCCCGCTTCGGAGGCCGTGGCGGCGTTCCGCACGGTCCACGGCACCGCGCCCACCGGCGTCTGGTCGGCGCCCGGGCGGGTCAACCTGATCGGCGAGCACACCGACTACAACGACGGCTTCGTGCTGCCGTTCGCCCTGCCGCACCGCCTGGCGGCCGCCGCTTCGCCCCGCGAAGACGGCGTCCTGTCCGTGGCCACCCTCGGCGACGACGGGCAGATCCAGCGCTCCGGCGAGCTCAAGATCGCCGACCTGGCGCCGGGCACCGTCGACGGGTGGGCCGCGTACCCGGCGGGCGTCGCCTGGGTGCTGCGTGACCAGGGCTTCACCGCCGGTGCCGACCTGGTCGTCGCCGGGGACGTGCCGTCCGGGGCGGGGCTGTCCTCGTCCCACGCGCTCGAGTGCGCGGTGTCGCTGGCGTTGCTGGGCCTGGCCGGCCTGGAGCTCGGCGCGCCCGGCGACCGCGTCCCGACGCGGTCCCAGGTGGCGCGGTGGGTGCAGCGCTCGGAAAACGACTTCGTCGGCGCGCCCACCGGCCTGCTCGACCAGACGGCGTCGCTGTGCTGCACGGAGTCGCACGTGCTGTTCCTCGACGTGCGCTCGGGCGAGCAGGAGCAGGTGCCGTTCGGCCTGGCCGAGGCCGGGCTGCAGGTGCTGATCATCGACACCCGCACCAAGCATTCGCACGCCGAAGGTGGCTACGGCGAGCGCCGCCGCGGCACCGAGCGGGCGGCCGAACTGCTCGGAGTGAAGGCGCTGCGCGACATCACCGTCGAAGGCCTCGCCGCGGCCCTCGACCGGCTGCCGGACGACTTGGTGCCGCTGGTGCGGCACGTCGTCACCGAAAACCAGCGGGTGCTCGAGACGGTCGAGCTGCTGCGCGCCGGGAAGCTGGCCGAAATCGGGCCGTTCCTGGACGCCTCGCACGTCAGCATGCGCGACGACTACCGGATCTCCACGGCCGAGCTGGACCTCGCGGTCGGCTCGGCGCGGGAAGCCGGCGCCCTCGGCTCGCGGATGACCGGCGGCGGCTTCGGCGGCTCGGCCATCGCGCTGGTCCGCGACGCCGACCTGGGGCGGGTCAAGGCGGCCGTCGAAGCGGCGTACGAAAAGGCCGGCTACCGGCGCCCACGGATGTTCACCGCGGTGCCCTCCCGCGGCGCCGGCCGCGACGAGGTCTGA